A single Mercenaria mercenaria strain notata chromosome 9, MADL_Memer_1, whole genome shotgun sequence DNA region contains:
- the LOC123546118 gene encoding L-xylulose reductase-like, protein MPFDFSGKKVLVTGAGKGIGRGVAIALSESGCKVYALSRTKSTLDTLVEEHPSIVPIVADLCEWDDTREKLEKLEVLDGLVNNAGIGGNEYEAVDCPREYIWKILDNNLLSAINCTQVVAKKMIEANKKGSIVNNSSTGGIAAFPKGLPYNVSKAGMDMVTKQFALELGPHGIRVNSVNAALVNTPLVQNMIKEGELSEESCTSRIPMGRILQVQEIVGPILYLLSEHSSMVTGQMHVVDGGAMSNITVKVK, encoded by the coding sequence ATGCCGTTTGATTTTAGTGGAAAGAAGGTCCTTGTTACAGGAGCAGGAAAAGGGATAGGACGAGGGGTTGCTATTGCATTGAGTGAAAGTGGCTGTAAAGTATACGCCCTTAGTCGGACAAAGTCAACACTTGATACATTGGTGGAAGAACATCCAAGCATTGTGCCTATTGTAGCGGATTTATGTGAATGGGACGATACGAGAGAAAAGTTGGAGAAACTAGAAGTTTTGGACGGTTTGGTGAATAACGCCGGAATAGGAGGGAATGAATACGAGGCTGTGGATTGTCCGAGggaatacatttggaaaatactgGACAATAACTTGCTTAGTGCAATAAACTGTACACAAGTAGTTGCAAAGAAAATGATAGAAGCCAATAAGAAAGGATCGATCGTTAACAATTCAAGCACCGGAGGTATAGCTGCTTTCCCGAAAGGATTACCCTATAACGTGTCTAAAGCTGGAATGGATATGGTTACAAAGCAATTCGCACTTGAGCTCGGACCTCATGGAATACGAGTAAATTCTGTGAATGCAGCACTAGTTAACACTCCACTTGTTCAAAATATGATCAAGGAAGGAGAGCTATCAGAAGAGTCCTGCACCTCTAGGATACCAATGGGCAGAATCCTTCAAGTTCAGGAGATAGTCGGTCCAATTCTGTATTTACTGAGTGAACATTCATCAATGGTTACAGGGCAGATGCATGTTGTCGACGGCGGTGCCATGTCAAATATTACAGTTAAAGTCAAATGA
- the LOC128559258 gene encoding uncharacterized protein LOC128559258: MNLADKKAIFVKTLSVKAAEDDGNCGISGLALISCDEILLADCNNDCVKILNVRESKISSRYSSQPPSKPWDVAVINEEIAAATMPEKGEIIFMDTTNGLSKSHTLKIRKGCRGIDHQNGIIVVSFCSSPAVQILNMKGKILNEVSDASIFVAPSFVAFSKDSKSIYVSDYLKHAVYELRLDGEVKTTTKCWKDNYPRGLAVASDGTVVVCCENTWDRLTLLMSNTGEIRYLTVEHVEEPTAFLLYEEQNKIVLCGSDSDCNEMKIFDLR, from the coding sequence atgaatcttgCCGATAAGAAGGCAATTTTTGTGAAGACTTTGAGTGTGAAAGCTGCTGAAGATGATGGTAATTGCGGGATAAGTGGATTGGCTTTGATTTCCTGTGATGAAATTCTACTTGCTGACTGTAACAATGattgtgttaaaattttaaatgtccGAGAAAGCAAGATCAGCTCAAGATATTCTAGTCAACCACCGTCAAAACCATGGGATGTCGCTGTGATCAACGAAGAAATTGCTGCAGCAACAATGCCAGAAAAAGGGGAAATTATTTTCATGGACACAACAAATGGTCTGTCTAAAAGCCATACTCTGAAAATAAGGAAAGGGTGTAGAGGAATTGATCATCAGAATGGTATAATTGTTGTGTCTTTCTGTTCATCGCCGGCTGTTCAGATACTAAACATGAAAGGCAAGATTCTGAATGAGGTCAGTGATGCAAGTATATTTGTGGCCCCTAGTTTTGTAGCTTTCAGTAAAGATTCCAAGAGTATTTATGTGTCAGATTATTTGAAGCACGCAGTGTATGAATTAAGGTTAGATGGAGAAGTAAAGACTACAACGAAATGTTGGAAAGATAATTATCCGAGAGGACTAGCTGTTGCCAGTGATGGAACTGTTGTTGTCTGTTGCGAAAATACCTGGGATAGGCTTACCCTGTTGATGTCAAATACTGGAGAAATACGATATCTCACTGTGGAGCATGTAGAGGAACCAACTGCTTTCCTCCTTTATGAAGAACAGAACAAAATTGTCTTGTGTGGAAGTGACAGTGACtgcaatgaaatgaaaatatttgatttaaggtAG
- the LOC123547893 gene encoding carbonyl reductase [NADPH] 2-like, giving the protein MPFDFSGKKVLVTGAGKGIGRGVAVALSESGCKVYALSRTKSTLDTMVEEHPSIVPIVADLCDWDNTREKLEKLEVLDGLVNNAGMAGHEYEAVDCPREYIWKILDNNLLSAINCTQVVAKKMIEANKKGSIVNNSSTGSLAAFPKGLPYNVSKAGMDMVTKQFALELGPHGIRVNSVNSALVNTALVQNMIKEGKLSEETFTSRTPMGRILTLQEIVDPILYLLSEHSSMVSGQMHVVDGGCMSNITVKV; this is encoded by the coding sequence ATGCCGTTTGATTTTAGTGGAAAGAAGGTCCTTGTTACAGGAGCAGGAAAAGGGATAGGACGAGGGGTTGCTGTTGCATTGAGTGAAAGTGGCTGTAAAGTATACGCCCTTAGTCGGACAAAGTCAACACTTGATACAATGGTGGAAGAACATCCAAGCATTGTGCCTATTGTAGCGGATTTATGTGACTGGGACAATACGAGAGAAAAGTTGGAGAAACTAGAAGTTTTGGACGGTTTGGTAAATAATGCTGGTATGGCAGGGCACGAATACGAGGCTGTGGATTGTCCGAGggaatacatttggaaaatactgGACAATAACCTGCTTAGTGCAATAAACTGTACACAAGTAGTTGCAAAGAAAATGATAGAAGCCAATAAGAAAGGATCGATTGTCAACAATTCAAGCACCGGAAGTTTAGCTGCTTTCCCGAAAGGTTTACCCTATAACGTGTCTAAGGCTGGAATGGATATGGTTACAAAGCAATTCGCACTTGAGCTCGGACCTCATGGAATACGAGTAAATTCTGTGAATTCAGCACTAGTTAACACAGCGCTTGTTCAAAATATGATCAAGGAAGGAAAGTTGTCAGAAGAGACCTTCACCTCTAGGACGCCAATGGGCAGGATCCTTACACTTCAGGAGATAGTCGATCCAATTCTGTACTTACTGAGCGAACATTCATCGATGGTTTCAGGGCAGATGCACGTTGTCGACGGCGGTTGCATGTCAAATATTACAGTTAAGGTATAA